A single region of the Oreochromis niloticus isolate F11D_XX linkage group LG19, O_niloticus_UMD_NMBU, whole genome shotgun sequence genome encodes:
- the snx6 gene encoding sorting nexin-6, whose protein sequence is MMQEGLDDGPDFLSEEDRGPRAVNVDLQTDAMLQVDISDALSERDKVKFTVHTKSTLPNFKQNEFSVVRQHEEFIWLHDSFVENEEYAGYIIPPAPPRPDFDASREKLQKLGEGEGSMTKEEFTKMKQELEAEYLAIFKKTVAMHEVFLCRVAAHPVLRKDLNFHVFLEYNQDLSVRGKNKKEKLEDFFKNVVKSADGVLVAGVKDVDDFFEHEKTFLLEYHNRVKDASAKSDRMIRSHKNAADDINRIASSLYTLGTQDSTDLCKFFLKVSELFEKTRKIEARIAADEDLKLADLLKYYLRESQAAKDLLYRRSRALVDYENANKALDKARAKNRDVLQAETSQQLCCHKFEKISESAKQELIDFKTRRVAAFRKNLVELAELELKHAKGNLQLLQGCLGILKGNT, encoded by the exons ATGATG CAGGAAGGGTTGGACGACGGACCCGACTTCCTCTCCGAGGAGGACCGGGGA CCACGTGCAGTCAACGTGGACCTTCAAACAGATGCCATGCTGCAGGTTGACATCTCTGATGCCCTGAGTGAGAGAGACAAGGTCAAATTTACCGTTCACACCAAG AGCACGCTTCCCAACTTTAAGCAGAACGAGTTCTCGGTGGTCCGACAGCATGAGGAGTTCATCTGGCTGCATGACTCCTTTGTCGAAAATGAAGAATACGCAGGATACATC ATCCCCCCAGCACCTCCAAGACCAGACTTTGATGCATccagagagaagctgcagaagcTGGGCGAGGGCGAGGGATCCATGACTAAAGAGGAGTTCACAAAGATGAAGCAGGAGCTCGAGGC AGAGTACCTTGCCATCTTTAAGAAAACCGTAGCCATGCACGAGGTCTTCTTATGTCGTGTGGCAGCTCATCCTGTGCTCAGGAAAGACCTCAATTTCCATGTCTTCCTGGAGTATAACCAGGAT CTGAGTGTACGAGGGAAgaacaagaaggaaaaactggaagatttctttaaaaatgtggtGAAGTCTGCAGATGGTGTCTTGGTGGCTGGAGTTAAG GATGTGGATGATTTCTTTGAGCACGAGAAGACGTTTCTGTTAGAATATCACAACAGAGTCAAGGATGCTTCAGCCAAGTCTGACAGAATGATCCGATCACACAAAA aTGCTGCTGATGACATCAACAGAATTGCCTCATCTCTCTACACATTAGGAACACAGGACTCCACAGACCTCTGCAA GTTCTTTCTCAAAGTGTCAGAGTTGTTCGAGAAAACTCGG aaaattgAAGCTCGCATTGCAGCAGATGAAGACCTGAAGCTGGCCGACCTGCTGAAATATTATTTGAGGGAGTCACAGGCTGCAAAG GATCTCTTGTACCGGAGGAGTCGGGCTTTGGTCGACTATGAGAACGCTAACAAGGCTCTAGATAAGGCTCGAGCCAAAAACAGAGATGTTCTGCAGGCCGAGACCAGTCAGCAGCTTTGCTGCCACAAGTTTGAGAAAATCTCCGAGTCTGCCAAGCAAg AGCTCATAGACTTTAAGACAAGGCGAGTGGCAGCCTTCAGGAAGAACCTGGTGGAGCTGGCCGAGCTTGAGCTCAAACACGCCAAG GGGAACCTCCAGCTGCTGCAGGGCTGTCTGGGCATCCTGAAAGGAAACACTTAA